One Diadema setosum chromosome 8, eeDiaSeto1, whole genome shotgun sequence genomic window carries:
- the LOC140232125 gene encoding uncharacterized protein, with protein sequence MPPKKKSAEEVDLSALTDEVANLSRILNGKFSQLEKAVSEVKEGQQGILNSITFLNAKFEEMKKTTERLEGENHELKQKNQQLEGRVDDLTHQINDLDQYHRRVNLEIAGVPEEKGENLEKIVLKIAQKITEDVSAGDIDIAHRIGKEDDQRGPRPIIVRFTNRRSRNMIYDGRRKLQHFTTKDFGLRSSSYKGNGRIYVNENLVASTRELLKETNRARRLAGYKYNQIDQVVE encoded by the exons ATGCCTCCGAAGAAGAAATCTGCTGAGGAAGTGGATCTCAGCGCGTTGACGGATGAAGTAGCAAATCTCTCACGTATTCTTAACGGCAAATTTTCTCAACTGGAGAAAGCGGTCTCGGAGGTCAAGGAGGGCCAGCAAGGCATATTGAACTCTATTACTTTTCTAAATGCCAAATTCGAGGAGATGAAAAAGACCACCGAGCGACTGGAGGGAGAAAATCACGAgctcaaacaaaaaaatcagcaGCTGGAGGGAAGAGTGGACGATCTGACACACCAAATTAATGACCTTGATCAGTACCACCGTCGGGTCAACCTTGAAATCGCCGGCGTGCCGGAAGAAAAGGGTGAAAACCTTGAAAAGATCGTCTTAAAGATTGCCCAAAAGATCACCGAAGATGTGAGCGCTGGCGACATCGACATTGCTCATCGAATAGGAAAAGAGGATGATCAGCGGGGGCCACGGCCGATAATCGTGAGATTCACCAACCGACGCTCACGAAACATGATCTACGACGGCCGAAGAAAGCTACAGCACTTCACCACGAAAGATTTCGGGCTCCGCAGCAGCTCTTATAAGGGCAACGGACGGATCTACGTCAACGAAAACCTTGTCGCGTCCACCAGGGAGCTGCTGAAGGAAACTAACAGAGCAAGGAGGCTGGCCGGATACaagtata ATCAAATAGACCAGGTGGTGGAGTAG